The following coding sequences are from one Planctomicrobium piriforme window:
- a CDS encoding replication initiation factor domain-containing protein → MFEPTSDEATADAARSADNLQTAMPLAGREAARSVSEDGSRTANSAAPRKRRQDRAVSTTCPVRFTEPQKYRFLGAGVDSLDVGLFVDWSELHWDFFRALDEGKRRASGSTGIPFGTDGACLILPSGKPPSYSFHLQLPEYHLYFNRSEVPQRGTPNAYLCLNSQHLWRWWVPGALQEPLEFIDQLGGSVVGAKPSRVDLCADYHIPGGLDLNFLQHHRCPSHYRQRHDLDGNRLETFYLGARKSPTQCRIYDKGREIAHHGTKFWFRDIWETDSVEDVWRVEFQLRRPVLKRYGIHSVSEMVDSLPALWKECTEEWVTLRLRDRDTNITRCELHPWWQSVTEASSKFGDFKPLERVERIPTASVEWFVSQISGCLATYAARRQLPDLDQALSGICADVRQYWSYKNWQETFSTRSIQMGFDPTDALNKENPNEVFDFQI, encoded by the coding sequence GTGTTTGAACCGACCTCCGATGAGGCGACGGCTGATGCCGCGCGCTCCGCAGACAATCTACAGACCGCAATGCCGTTGGCTGGCCGCGAGGCCGCCCGCAGCGTAAGCGAGGACGGCTCGCGGACAGCCAACTCTGCTGCGCCGCGGAAGCGCCGCCAGGACCGGGCAGTGTCTACAACGTGCCCGGTCAGGTTTACAGAACCCCAAAAATACCGGTTCCTGGGTGCGGGAGTTGACAGTCTCGACGTGGGACTATTCGTCGACTGGTCCGAGCTGCATTGGGATTTCTTCCGCGCCCTGGATGAAGGGAAACGCAGGGCGTCAGGATCGACCGGCATTCCATTCGGTACTGACGGAGCCTGCCTGATCCTCCCCTCCGGCAAACCACCATCGTATTCATTTCATCTGCAGCTTCCTGAATATCATCTCTACTTCAACCGCTCTGAGGTGCCCCAGCGCGGAACGCCGAATGCGTATCTGTGCCTCAACTCACAGCATCTCTGGCGCTGGTGGGTTCCGGGAGCGCTGCAAGAACCGCTCGAATTCATCGACCAGCTGGGCGGCAGCGTGGTCGGGGCCAAGCCGAGTCGGGTCGATCTCTGTGCCGATTACCACATCCCCGGCGGCCTCGACCTGAACTTCCTGCAACACCATCGCTGCCCCAGTCATTACCGCCAGCGGCATGACCTCGACGGCAACCGTCTGGAGACGTTCTACCTGGGAGCCAGAAAGTCGCCGACCCAATGCCGGATCTATGACAAGGGTCGTGAGATCGCACACCACGGAACCAAATTTTGGTTTCGCGACATCTGGGAAACGGATTCCGTGGAAGACGTCTGGCGGGTGGAGTTCCAACTTCGTCGCCCGGTGCTGAAACGCTACGGCATTCATAGCGTCTCGGAAATGGTCGACTCCCTACCGGCACTCTGGAAGGAATGCACGGAAGAGTGGGTGACACTTCGCTTGCGAGACAGAGACACCAATATCACCCGTTGCGAACTGCATCCCTGGTGGCAAAGCGTCACCGAGGCCTCCAGTAAGTTCGGCGACTTCAAACCGCTCGAACGGGTCGAACGAATTCCCACGGCGTCGGTCGAGTGGTTTGTGTCCCAGATCAGCGGCTGTCTCGCGACCTATGCGGCTCGCCGACAGCTTCCCGATCTGGACCAGGCGCTGTCCGGCATCTGTGCGGATGTCCGCCAGTATTGGTCTTACAAGAACTGGCAAGAAACCTTTTCAACTAGAAGCATTCAGATGGGGTTCGACCCCACTGATGCTCTCAATAAGGAAAATCCCAATGAGGTATTCGACTTTCAGATTTGA